The proteins below are encoded in one region of Telopea speciosissima isolate NSW1024214 ecotype Mountain lineage chromosome 10, Tspe_v1, whole genome shotgun sequence:
- the LOC122643432 gene encoding glycine-rich RNA-binding protein 2-like — protein sequence MVQGPASQKIRFWVDEKGGGDELTTLDGLQVSLCGSVNGNGEIAKEFESSEANFKQKRRLSCFGGGGGSGYGRREGGGGGYSCGCDRGYGSGGGGGDRYSSWRN from the exons aTGGTTCAGGGACCTGCATCTCAGAAGATTCGCTTTTGGGTAGATGAAAAAGGTGGTGGTGATGAGCTCACCACTTTGGATGGCCTTCAGGTTTCTCTATGTGGTTCTGTCAACGGCAACGGAGAGATTGCTAAGGAATTCGAAAGTTCTGAAGCTAATTTTAAGC agaagagaaggctTTCTTGCTTTGGCGGTGGAGGCGGCAGTGGTTATGGACGTCGTGAGGGCGGCGGTGGTGGATACAGCTGTGGTTGTGACCGTGGCTacggaagtggtggtggtggtggtgaccgTTACTCGAGCtggagaaactag